A single window of Thermodesulfobacteriota bacterium DNA harbors:
- a CDS encoding EF-Tu/IF-2/RF-3 family GTPase has product MEEKLIGYVSDYFRNISVAAVEITSGIVSVGDTIHFKGHTTDFKLQVNSMQIEHESVTEAKQGDSIGLKVSEKVRKGDKVYKIIEE; this is encoded by the coding sequence ATGGAAGAAAAATTAATTGGTTATGTCTCCGACTACTTTCGCAACATATCGGTAGCGGCTGTGGAGATAACAAGTGGCATCGTGTCCGTAGGTGATACTATACATTTTAAAGGACATACAACAGATTTTAAGTTACAGGTAAATTCGATGCAGATAGAACACGAATCTGTTACAGAAGCAAAGCAAGGTGATAGTATCGGTTTGAAAGTATCTGAAAAAGTAAGAAAAGGAGATAAGGTATATAAAATAATTGAGGAGTAA